The Pedobacter ginsengisoli region AATCAAGAATAGAAAGAAGTATTCTTTTAATCATTTGTACTGAAGAGGTTTAATTTAATCAGGCCCGCTTCAATTCAAATATCGTTATTTCTGGTAAAATTCCAACTCTTCCAGGGTAACCCAGAAAACCATAGCCAACATTTACATAAAGCTGTTGGTTTTGTTCTCTGTATAGTCCGGCCCATTCTTTGTATATATATTGTATTGGGCTCCATTGATAATGCTCAGTTCTTACACCAAATTGCATACCATGGGTATGTCCGCTAAACATGGCGTCTATTTGTTGATATTTTTTCAGTACCTCCTGTCTCCAGTGAGAAGGATCATGTGATAGTAATAATTTTACAGGTAAATCAGCCGTATCTTTAGTCGCCAGATCCATCCTACCATATTTAGGAAAACGGCCCATACCCCAATTTTCAATTCCTAAGACTCCAATTTCCTCACCATCTACTTTAAGTCGCCTATGTTCATTCATTAATAAATCCCATCCCATTATTTTATGAGTTTTTATAACATCCTGAAGATTTTTAGCCTTGGCAGCTGAAGGGGCGCCACCAAAATGATAATCCCCGTAATCATGATTTCCAAGTACCGAATATACTCCAAGAGGTGCTTTTACCTTACTAAACAGATCCTGATAATCGCGCATTTCAGTTGCCATATCATTTACAAGATCTCCCGTAAAAAAAATAAAATCAGGCTTTTCTGCCAACAACATATCCACGCCCCCCTGCACCGCTCTTTTATTGTAGAAACTCCCTGAATGAATATCCGAGATCTGGCCAAGCTTGATGCCTTCAAATGCCCTTGGAAGATTGGGTAGAACCAGTGTTCTTCGTTTTATTTTATAGTCATATGCTCCAGAGGAAATGCCCCATGTAAGTGAAGTTAGGGGAATAGCCGCTGTAATTAACCCAGCTTTTACAATAAAAGATGACCTACTTATAGGCTCTCCAAAAGGCTCAGTTTCTTTAACTGCCACAGATGTATCTTTCTTTTTAAGTGATCTGTTCATTTTAATGATTAATCTTCTGAGATCATCAATCAATAGAAATGGTAGCATCACAATCTTACAAATTAATGTTAAGAAGAACGCAACAAGTATAATAGAGCGTAAGCTTAGGTACAAAGGTAAATAAGAAGGGACATAGATAGCTGAAAATACCCCTATTACAAGAATGCCCGTATAGGTCCACCAAATTACAGAGAAAAGTTTCTTTGTAGCTGGCCTCCATTTGTTAAAAACTGATAAAACTGCGCGATAGCAATAATAATCGAAAGCCAGAAGGAAAATTGATAAAATTATAAGTGCGGGTAGTCGTCCCATTTAATTATTTTTAGAGTAAATTACCTGAAATTAATATCATCATCATCGTCATCAAGCTCGGTATTGAACAAGCTTTCAAACATATCTGAGAATCCGAATCCCCCTTCAAGGTATTTTTTGTTTAATTGTGAATGTTCGGCAAGGCCATGCAATACGAATTCCATTAATAATAGGGTCTGGTTTTCACTAAGCTTTGGATGAAACTTTTTAACAAGATCATATAGGCCATTAACACCTCTCAGCTGTTGCTGATACTTAACTTGTGTAAGAGAATCAGCAATATCTAAAGTATTACCTTCTGTAAACCATTCTGTGATGTCATTGTATGGATTTGCAGTTTTACTTTTTTTTGCTCTTTCCGGATCTGGGAAATAGCGGGCAAATAAACTTTTAATTGCTTTGCCAATAAGCGTATTTGCAACTTTTGCAGGGCCTTCTAGCTCGCCCTCATAAACCAGCTCAATTTTTCCTGTTACAGCAGGTATAATGCCTGCCAGATCAGAAAGTCTTACAAAAGTACTCTTCTCTCCATTAATTAACATTCTGCGTTCTGCAGTACTAATTAGATTCTCATATGCAGTAATAGTTAATCTGGCTGATACTCCTGATTTCTGATCAATATATTCACTTTTTCTTGCCTCAAATGCAACTTGTTCTATTAGATCTTTTACTAAGCCATCAGCCTCAATATTAGCTTTTTGTTCTTCTGATGTCTTTGCTTCCTGAAATGTTATCCTTCTTGATATATCAATACTTTTAGGGTAGTGCGTTAGGATCTGACTTTCTATACGATCTTTTAGAGGCGTTACAATAGAACCTCTATTGGTATAATCTTCAGGGTTTGCAGTAAATACAAACTGTACATCAAGAGGTAAACGAAGCTTAAAGCCTCTTATCTGAATATCTTTTTCCTGAAGCATATTAAATAATGCTACCTGTATGCGTGCTTGTAAATCAGGTAACTCATTAATTACAAATATACTTCTGTGAGCCCTTGGTATTAGTCCAAAGTGAATTACACGTTCATCATTATAAGTTAACTTTAGGGTAGCGGCTTTAATTGGATCCACATCGCCAATTAAATCAGCAACAGTTACATCTGGTGTAGCCAGTTTTTCAGTATATCTTTCACTTCGATGTTGCCAGCTAATAGGAGTATTGTCACCATGAATTAGTATTTCATGTTTTGCATACCACGAAATAGGATTCAAAGGGTCATCAAAGATCTCACTTCCACTCACATAAGGAATATATTCATCTAATAGGTTTACCATTAAACGGGCAATACGTGTTTTTGCCTGCCCGCGCAAACCCAATAATAAAATATTGTGTCGCGATAAAATAGCTGTCTGTAACTCAGGAATTACTGTTTCATCATATCCTAAAATACCTTCAAATCCTGCTTCCTTATTTTGAAGCTGGACAATCAGATTTTTGCGAAGCTCGTCTTTTACCGATAACGATCTGTAGCTTGAGGCTTTTAACTGACCTAGGGTTTTTATATTGTTGTGATCCATGTCTTATCTTTTCGAATTGAGCGTTTAGTATTTTACCTCACTGTTTTGCGTCTATTCTTTATATAATCTTCAAAAATGTATTCTCCAAGCCCTGTTAAGGAACTATAGAATGCTCTTCCGCCATTAATTTGAGTAAATTCTCTCACAAATTGCTGCAGGTACGGGTCCTGAGCTATCATAAATGTAGTAATAGGAATATTAAGTCGTTTGCATTGAGCTGCCATATTCAATGTTTTATTAATCACCTTTCTGTCAAGCCCCATACTATTTTTATAATACCGGCCATTTTCCTTTAAGCAGGTCGGTTTACCATCGGTGATCATGAAAATCTGTTTGTTATGGGTTTTACGGCGACGCAATAAATCGGCAGCTAGCTCTAATCCTGCAAAGGTATTTGTATGATATGGGCCTACTTGTAGGTATGGTAAATCTTTGATTGATATAGGCCAGGCGTCGTTACCAAACACAACAATATCAAGAGTATCCTTAGGGTATCTGGTTTTAATCAACTCTGCAAGTGCCATAGCTACCTTTTTAGCAGGAGTTATCCTATCCTCTCCATATAGAATCATAGAGTGAGATATGTCTATCATCAGTACGGTAGAAGTGAGGGTTTTATAGTCTTTTTCCTCTACTTCTAAATCTCTCTCAGTTAAAGTAAAGTTTGCAATACCATGATTTATTTGGGCGTTTTGTATCGAAGCAGTAATATCTATCTGATCTAAGCTATCTCCAAAAGAGAACTCTCTTCTATCCGCATTTTTTTCTTCACCAATACCTGATATATTGGTGTTATGGTTTCCTCTTCCGGCTTTTTTTAATCTACCGAATATTTCTTCAAGGGCAGACTTACGTATTGTCTGTTCAGTTTTTGCCGTAATGCTTAAGTCTCCATTTGCAGGGTTCTCTTTAAGATAACCTTTTTCTGTAAGGTCATCAATAAAATTGCCCATGCCATATTCATTGTTTGTGAACTTATATTTCTTGTCCAGCTCATTCATCCATGCCAATGCCTCTCCTGCATCACCGGCAGTATAATTCAGTAGCTGGGTGAAAAGCTTAAGCAATTCATCAAACCCACCTTTTGGTAAATCATCGGGTTGGAAATTAGAAAAATGAAAACCTCTCATATATTCATTATAAACGAATTATCGAAGGTAAAAGTTTGAGGCATTAATAATGTTATCCGGGTGTAAAAATACCCCTAATACGGTGGCTTAGAGTAATTATTTAGGACTGCCGTTAGCTAAAGCTCTCTCAGCCCGTTTTATCGCTAGTCGTTCTCTCCATTTTGCATAAGGGGCTTTAAAAGCCATTTTTAATACACTGTCAACACCACCTTTTACTGCAAGGTTAAAAACACTTTGGGCTTTTCTGGTAATAGAAGCATCCCAGGCTCTTAAACTTAATGAAAAAGAACCATCCAGGTATTTCATCCAATGCCACATTCCGGTAGGCATAAAAAGCGTATCGCCGTGTTCAAGGAAAACCTCGTAACCTTCAACACCTTTAAGTGCAGGGAATTTTTCAAAATCAGGATTAGCCACATCATAATCCTCCAGCGCATAAGTTGCATTAGGGATACAGTACAAACGCTCTTTCCATTTATTGTCAAAAAGAATAATGTGTTTTCTGCCTCCAAAATGGGTATGGAAAAGATGGGGTAAATCTATATCATAATGTAAGAAGGTAACTGAGTTTGATCCTCCAAAAAACATTGCGGGCATACTTTCAATAAAACCACCCATCAAGTCTTTAGGAATCACTATGTCATTTACCAGATTGGGGACATGTTTAAACAGGTTAAAGAAAAAGATTCTTAGCTCAGTTGGCTTAGACTTAATCAGATCCAGATAATCTCCGAATTTCATTTCGGCAACTGAAGCATTAATAGGCTTTGAAGGATCAGCTTTAGAGTTGTCCATTAAACTTACCTTCAATTCTCCTCCTATTTCCTTTAAATAGTCGGTAGTCCATTTTTCTCTTGCCGGCCATGTTTTAGTAAGCCCTTTAATGATTAAAGGACGTCTTGCATCTAAATAATTTTTCTTAAAATCAGCAGGGCTGATGCTCTCAACGGTGTCTACCGGCTTTAAAATAAAACTCATAAGTTTTAATGATAAGATACTTAATAACGACTAAATGCCTGTTTACTGATCTTATTTAGAACAAACTTAGATAAAAAAATCCTTCTCTTCATAATGCAATCGTTTAAAATCCCCGAAATAAATTAAAGATAACTGCCAACATTAATAGGGCTGATGATTGACAAGCGCTTTATTTGCTCGTTTTATAGCCAGACTTTCTTTCCAGCTCATGTATTTTTCTCTGAAATTAGCCTTCATAAAATCATCAAATTTCCGCTGAACAGTAAGATTGTATAAACTTTTTGCTTTTACGCCAAATGATTTATCCCATGCCCTTAAACTAATAGAGAATGAACCATCCAGGTATTTCATCCAATGCCAGTAACCTGTAGGCATAAACAGTGTGTCACCATGCTCAAGGAAAGCCTCTACGCCTTTAACACCTTCCAATGCAGGAAATTTGTTGAAATCAGGATTTTCAACATCATAGTCTTCTAAAGCGTAAGTAGCAAACGGAATTTGATATAGACGTTTTTTCCATTTGTTTTCAAACAGGATAATGTGCTTTCTCCCATTAAAATGAGTGTGAAAAATGTGAGCTAGATCTATATCATAGTGCAAAAAAGTAACAGAGCCTTTTCCGCCAAAAAACATGTTAGGATAGCTATCTAAAAAACCACCCATTAGTTCTTTTGGAGCACGGTAGTCTTCAAGTAATTTTTTTGCCTGTTTAATAGGGTCAAATAAAAAAATGCGAAGGTCTGTAGGTGTATTTTTTATTAATTCTATATAGTCTGCAAACTTCATTTCTGCTGCAGAAGCATTAATCGGTTTTGAAGGATCTGCTTTGGAACTATCATATAAAGGGACTGTTCTGTCACCAACAGCACTCTTCATATAGTCTAAATTCCACTTTTCATAGGCAGGCCAGGCCCTCGACATATTTTTTATAATAAGTGGTCTACGGGGATTCAGGTAGTTTTTTTCAAATTCCTCTTTAGAAATATCATTAACGATATCGATTGGTGATAAGTCAAACTGCATGTTAATTCAATATTAAGACGAAACAAAATTATAGAAAATGAGGAGGGGAGGGAATTACCCCAAATAAAAATTAAAAATCTCTGACAAAACATTAAGTTATATCCGGTTTAATCTTTTTTGCGTTTTAATTGTCATAGAAGTATAACCAACAAGATGCCTATGAAAACATCAATTAAGATTTCCCTCTCTTTTGTATTTGTTTTGTTATTAGTTCTTTTATTCTCTTCTTTTCAAAAGAAACCGGCAGCAGAAAAATTAATTTTTCCTTATAAGCAGGCGGGTTTAAGCGAACGACAAGCGGCAGAGCATCTGCTAAGCAGATTCACTTATGGTCCTAAGCCTGGAGACATAGATCACGTTCTGGACATGGGCCTGGAAAAATGGTTTATGCAGCAGTTGGATGGCAATCTGGATGATAAAGTACTTAATGAAAAATTGGCTCAGTTTGAGGACATCAATTTAACCAATACTGAAGTCGAAAATAAATATCCCCGAGCTGCAAGAGTATTACGTATGGCCATTAAGGAAGGGGCAATAGATAAGGATTCTGTAAATAAAGGAAATCAGGCAGCTTATAGAAAGCAGATAAAGGATTATATGGAACAGAAAGGGTTAAAGCCGCAACGGGAACTGTATCGTCAGTTTATTAATCAAAAAATATTAAGAGCTGCTTATACGAATAATCAATTGCGCGAATTGCTTACTGATTTCTGGTTCAATCATTTCAATGTTTCTTTAACTAAAAACCAATGTGCATCATTTATTCCCGCTTATGAACGGGATGTGATCAGACCAAATGTAACCGATAAATTCAGCAATTTGCTCCTCGCTACGGCAAAGTCGCCAGCAATGCTTATCTATCTTGATAATTTTATCAGTAGTGGACAACCAACTGCTAAAATGAGAAAAGATTCTATACTTATGAAAGATGGAACCATAGTGAAGAAGTTTAGGAAGGTTCAGACAAAAAAGAAACAGGGTGGACTAAATGAGAATTATGCCCGCGAGGTAATGGAACTACATACATTGGGTGTAGATGGTGGATATACTCAGGCTGATGTAACACAGGCTGCAAGGGTATTAACCGGCTGGACTATTGCTCCTATGGGAGATGATAGTTATGGCGGAGCTATAAAGAAACTGATTGATAATATAGAAGAAGCTAATCTTGAAAAAAGAGGGTTTGTGCACCAGGGAGATTTCTTATTCGTACCAACTCGACACGATAATGCCGAGAAAATAGTTCTGGGGAAGCGATTCGCCCCAAATGGTGGCTACGAAGAGGGTACTGTGCTATTAAATATGTTGGCCCATCATCCGTCTACAGCAAAGTTTATATCAAAAAAAATTGCTACTCGCTTTGTAAGTGATCAACCCGCTGCTAAACTCGCTGATAGAATGGCGAAAACTTTCATTAAATCTGATGGAGATATTAAACAGGTAATGATTGTTATGGTTTCATCTCCGGAATTCTGGCAGGCTGATGCCTTAAGAGAAAAAACTAAATCGCCCTTTGAACTAGCCATTAGTGCCGTAAGGAGTCTGGAAGCTCAAATAGTACAGCCATATCAATTGTTTAGTTGGGTTAATAAGATGGGGCAGAAGATGTACTACTACCAGGCACCAACTGGGTTTCCGGATAAGGGACAGTATTGGATTAATACTGGCGCCTTATTAAACAGAATGAATTTTGGACTGGCTCTGGCCTCACAACGTATTCCGGGAATAAAGGTAGATCTCGGAGCTTTAAATAACCATCATGAACCAGAAAGTGCTGATGAGGCCTTAACAATATATAGTAAGATCATTATGCCCGAACGAAATCTCGATGCGACAATAAAGCGGTTAAAGCCAATGCTTAAGGATCCGGATTTAAATAAGAAAGTAGAAATGGCCGCTAATAAAAACATAATGACAATACCAGATACTAATGAAGACACTCTTGCAAACATTAAAAAAAGTAGGATAGCTAAAGATATATATATAAAGAATTCTGAACTGGCACAGGTTGTAGGTGTAATTTTGGGTTCTCCCGAATTTCAACGTAAATAAACTTAAAGTAAAAGATTAGCCATGACATCAAGAAGAGGATTTTTAAAAGCCGGAGGCCTTGCCTTATTTGGTATAGGAATGGGTGGAGTACCGGGCTTTCTTGCCAATGCAGCTGCAGAAATAAAGCAACCCGGACTATTTGAAAGAAAGAAAATATTAGTCTGCATTTTCCAACGAGGGGCAATGGACGGCTTGATGGCTGTTACGCCTTTTACAGATGAATATTTAAAAGCTGCCAGACCTTCGCTGTTTATGTCTGCTGCTAAAATATCCGCAAATAAACCATTAATAGATTTGGATGGGCACTTTGGATTGCATCCCTCAATGGCGGCCTTTGAACAGGTATTCAGAGATAAAAGAATGGGCATAGTACATGGAATTGGCTCACCGAATAATACACGCTCCCATTTTGATGCGCAAGATTACATGGAATCGGGTACACCCTTTAAGAAAAGTACAGAAAGCGGATGGCTTAACAGGGCCGTGGGTTTGCTTGGCCATGATGCTGCATCGCCACTTAGAGGGGTAAGTTTAACCTCATCTTTACCAAGGTCCTTTTATGGCGATTATCCGGCAGTTGCAATAAGCAGTTTGAAAGATTTTAATATTCAGATGAAAGGCAATATCAATGGAGCCAATATGGCAGCTAAAAGCTTTGAAGACCTTTATGACCAAACAGCATCGGGACTACTAAAGGAAACCGGTAAAGAAAGTTTCGAAGCAATAAAAATGCTTCAAAAAACAGATGTGAAAAATTATAAGCCAGCCACCGGAGTTGTTTATCCTAATTCAGCCTTAGGGAATTCATTGAAGCAGATTGCCCAACTTATCAAAATGAATGTAGGAATGGAAGTTGCCTTTGCTGAATCTGGAGGGTGGGATACACACTTTAACCAAGGAAGAGAGACAGGGATTTTTGCCAGGAACGTGAATGACCTGAGTGAGAGTATTATGGCATTTTGGACAGATATGGGGACGTTACAGGATGATGTAACGGTTATGACCATGACTGAGTTTGGCCGCACAGTAAAACAAAATGGAACGGGTGGCACAGATCATGGCAGGGCATCTTGCAATTTTATTCTTGGAAATAGCGTAAACGGCGGATTAGTACATGGAATAATAAATCCGCTTACAATTGAAAACCTTGAAGATGGCCGAGATCTTGCTGTTACTACAGATTTTAGAGCTGTGTTTAGCGAGGTTGCCGACAAACATTTAAAAATTAATAATGATAAAATACTATTTCCCGACTGGAGTGGTAAAAAAATAGGAGTAATGAGCTAAGAAGGGTGCTTAAAACATTCTTTTAGTTTTAAACACCCTCAAGAGCTCGCCTTATGGCAATTTTTTAAAGTCAATTTCAGGATGTTCTTTTCCCGAGGCTTTTCTTTGCAAAGGAGTTTTTATAGGAGTGAAATCATTAAAGAAGCCACAATTCTTTAAAAAGAACGACGAACCCTCTGTTCCACCTGCATAATCTTTCCTGTAGTTTTCTCTTGCAGTTGCATCAGCCGTAAAAGTAGCTTCAGTAACCTCATGCCAGTTGCCCTGTGCGTCTATAGCCCATTGATTTTTATAATTTGCTTTACGCGACTGATCACCTGTAGATGGAGAAAAGTTTTCAAGGAAAGAGTGAAGCCCTTTTAAGTATTCACCTGATTTTGGACGCTCAAAACTGGCAACAAGCTGCCAATTCCCCTTTTCTAAATCTTTAAAATAGGCAGTGTATATAGTTGTTTTTTTATCTGTATTAGGCTGTGCCCTTATCAGAAAAGCATAAATCTTTCCGGCTTTCCATGGGTAAAACATATAGCTTTGTCCACCAGAACCTTCATTTCCAAATTCTCCAGTCTTTGTTTTCTCTCCCTTTTTAAGCAATATTACCTTCATGCTGTCCGGAATAGATTTTGGATCATCAGTAGAAAATGGACTCCATATAGAAAACAATACCCTGCGTTCAGTGGAAGAATTTACCTGCATTCCAAAATACCCTCCGCTAAAGCCATTCGACATAAAATAAGTACCTAGTTTATCTTCACCAACAGGAACCTGAATTTCATTATAAAACCATTCGGTATTGTTCTGTGCTTCGGTCGGTATTTTGTATCCTAAATGTACAGAAGGTCCCCTATGGCCCCAGTAAAAATAATTTCCTTCGTTGTTTTTAACATAAGCAGCACCCTTTAGTAGTTCGATACTTCCACTAACAACTAAATCTGATACTTCTGCAAAAACACCTCCGGTTTTTGAAATTCCCTTCAACTCTACTTTTACATAACCAGGGCGTTTAATTGTTATGTTTCCTATTTTAACCAATGCAGAGCCTAGATTACCTACCTCTTTAACCAAGGTAGTGCCTTCGGCGGTTAAACTTATTTTACTTTTCCCTTCGGGAACACTCAATTTTAATGATAATTCTGCCTGTCCGGCAGCTTCTGTTCTAAAATAAATGGTAATTACATCGCTTGCGGCAGACCAATTGGTTATGCCCTCTTTTTTAAGACTTGCGGTTGAGTTTTCGTTTACCCATCCATTTCCTCCAAGCGGTATGGTAATGGTTTCAGATTCTGCAGTTTGCTTTACTTTTGCCAAACAAATGGTACTAAGTAAAAACTGAAATGTAAGCAGAAACAAGGTGGTTCTTTTCATATTCATTTATGTGTTGTTTGTGTTAGGAATTAAATGTATGAAAACCATGATTAAAATGTTCAACTAAATTTAAGTCAAACGTTTGCGTTAATATTTTAGCTAAAATATAATTAGGTTCGATGGCAGAATACAATCGAAACATTCAAATGAAATTTTTTTTAACCACCCTATCTCTGTTATTAGCTGGATCAGCTGTAATAGGGCAGCAATTACCTTCTGAACTACAGACCCCCGAAGTGGTTTCTGTAAACAGGATGCCGATGCGTGCGTCAGCTTTTGCCTTTGAAAATAGAGAATTGGCTTCTAAAAGAGCGAAAGAAAAATCCAATTATTTTTTAACACTCAATGGTCAGTGGAAATTTAATTGGGTACAAGACCCACGAAAGCGTCCGGATGATTTTTATAAAACCGATTTTGATGATGCCAAATGGGATAACTTCAAAGTCCCTGCCAATTGGGAAACCAATGGATACGGCTTGCCGATCTATGTCAATCAACCATATGAATTTGCTGGACGTAAAAATACGGGTGCCAAAATGAACCCTCCTTTTGATATTCCTGTTGATAATAACCCGGTGGGGTCTTATCGTAAAAAGTTTACCCTTCCCCAAAACTGGGATGGCCGCCAGGTGTTTATTCACCTTGGTGCAGTGAAATCAGCTTTTTATATTTGGGTAAATGGTAAAAAAGTAGGGTATAGTGAAGACAGTAAACTTGCTGCGGAATTTGATATTACTAAATATGTGAAGCCCGGAGAAAATCTTGTGGCTTTGCAGGTATACAGGTGGAGTGATGGTAGTTACCTGGAGTGCCAGGATATGTGGCGTATTTCGGGAATTGAGCGCGATGTTTATTTATATGCTACACCTAAATTAGATGTTAGGGATTTCAAAGCAATAGCAACGCTCGACAAATCTTATAAAAACGGGCTACTTTCTCTTACTGCCGAGATAAACAATTATAGGGTTGATAAGAAAACTATGCATAGTAAACCTGATACGTTTGCTGTTGAATTAGATCTGGTAGATGCTAAAGGCAAGTCTGTTTATAAAGATGAAACCAAAAGAGTTAAAACAGTTCTTGGAAATTATAAAAGTACCGTTAGCTTTAATACTCAGATAGAAAATGTAGCTGCATGGACGGCAGAAACACCAAATTTATATACACTTTTCATCACTCTAAAAGATAAAAAAGGAAATGTTCTAGAGGTTATTCCTCAGCGAATCGGCTTCCGTACGGTCGAATTGGTAAACAATAACTTTCTTGTAAATGGTAAACGGGTGTTTTTCAAAGGGGTTAATCGTCATGAGCACAATGCAACTCAAGGGCATACACTTACCCATGCTGATATGTTGAAAGATATGGAGATGATGAAAAAACTGAATGTTAACTCAGTTAGGCATTCTCATTACCCTCCTGATCCATATTGGATGGAGCTGTGCGATGAATATGGCCTTTACGTAGTTGATGAAGCAAATATAGAATCTCATGGTCGTTATTATGATTTGGCTTATACGCTTGGTAATGATAAACAATGGAGAGTTCCTCATTTGGAGCGCATCAAGAGAATGTATGAACGCGACAAAAACCATTCATCAGTAATCACATGGTCTTTAGGAAATGAGGCCGGAAATGGAGT contains the following coding sequences:
- a CDS encoding DUF3472 domain-containing protein; translated protein: MNMKRTTLFLLTFQFLLSTICLAKVKQTAESETITIPLGGNGWVNENSTASLKKEGITNWSAASDVITIYFRTEAAGQAELSLKLSVPEGKSKISLTAEGTTLVKEVGNLGSALVKIGNITIKRPGYVKVELKGISKTGGVFAEVSDLVVSGSIELLKGAAYVKNNEGNYFYWGHRGPSVHLGYKIPTEAQNNTEWFYNEIQVPVGEDKLGTYFMSNGFSGGYFGMQVNSSTERRVLFSIWSPFSTDDPKSIPDSMKVILLKKGEKTKTGEFGNEGSGGQSYMFYPWKAGKIYAFLIRAQPNTDKKTTIYTAYFKDLEKGNWQLVASFERPKSGEYLKGLHSFLENFSPSTGDQSRKANYKNQWAIDAQGNWHEVTEATFTADATARENYRKDYAGGTEGSSFFLKNCGFFNDFTPIKTPLQRKASGKEHPEIDFKKLP